tgggtttctgttcagcactttgagatatcagctgatgtaagaagggctatataaataaatttgatttgatttgatcgatGTCGAAATTTGAAAGAAATTGTTTTGGGATTTTTTTATGCTCATTTCGGGCAATTGTTACACActcaataaaaaatgtaaatctcaAAACACACGCGGGCCAAATTGAATGGGCTtgcgtatgtttgacacccctggactCAGGAGAGGCAGATGGCTTGCGTTAGGGGTATACAGGCTTATATATTCAAATGACAAAGTCACACAGACAGTAAATGCCTGTCACTTTGACACTTTATCATGGTTTTCATCTCTGTTTTTTTACATTACAATTTTATTGTTTCATTGCTTTTGATGTCTTCCTTCTGAGTATACATTCAGCTGTTCACTTCATGCCATCAAAGCCAAGACTGTGGGAAGGGACTTACTTCTTGTGGAAGGCATGTGAGCAGGGACACACTCCAAGTTCGTCTCTGCTTTTGAACTCTTCTAAGCACACTGCACATGTCTGCTGTAGGATGGGAAAGAGATCACGTCAACACTCCTTCAAAAAACAAACTCTCTTCACTCCCCACCATAACCCTCTAATGCCAAGGCCAATATTCTATCCCCCTGCTGAAACAAAATTTTCTTATTTGTAAAGTGCATAGCTGGACCAATGAAATCAACTTACTCCAAGAAGACTCAGTTTCTTTCCTGCTCCTTTCAAAACAACCTAGAAACAAAGATGCATATATATGACAGAGGAAACTATTTTATACAATAAAAGAAAAACAAAAGAACAGCTTTATAAATGAATATAAATACAACATCTGCCGATCCAAAGATGCCAAGAAGCAAAAGATCAAAGCCATCACGAATTGAGAAATGTACAAGTTTTTTGAAAAGTTTTATTTAGTGTCTGTATGTCTGACACTACAAaacaaatccaggctgtatcacatccagccgtgtttgggagtcccatagggtggcgcacaattagcccagagtcgtccggggttggccgggttaggccgtcattgtaaataaaaaattgttcttaactgacttgcctagttaaataaaggttaaataaaaaacatttttacaaaaaaggtttttatTCAAACAAGATGAAATTACCTCATTATATCCGTATTGCTCCCTTGTGCCTTGTCGCCTTAACCTGAAACATAATTATAAAAAGGGATTTTCTAAAATTATTTTTGACATAATTCCATATTAGATTGATCTGGTatgaaaatataaatgcaacatgtaaagcgtAGGTCCCATGTTACATGagctgaaatgttccatatgttccatccaattttgtgcacaaatttgtttacatccctgttagtgagcatttctcctttgccaatataatccatctacctgacaggtgtggcatatcaagaagctgattaaacaggatgatcattaaacaggtgcagcttgtgctggggacaataaaaggccactctaaaatgtgcacttttgtcacacaacacaatgctatagatgtctcaagttgagggagtgtgcaattggcatgctgactgcaggaatgtctaacAGAGCTGTTACGAGATAATTTTAcatttatttctctaccataagccacatgCAGCATCGTTTTAGAgagtttggcagtacgtccaactggcctcacaactgcagaccacgtgtatggcgtcgtgggggtgagcagtttgctgatgtcaacgttgtgaacagtgccccatggtggtggtggggttatggtatgggcaggcataagctacggacaatgaacacaattgtattttaccaatgccaatttgaatgcacagagatactgtgaggagatcctgaggcccattgtcgtgcctttcatccgccaccatcacctcatgtttcaacatgataatgcacagccccatatcgcaaggatctgaaaatatcccagttcttccatggcctgcatactcaccagacatgtcacccattgagcatgtttggaatgctctggatcgacgtgtacgacagtatATTCCAGTTTCCACCaatattgaagaggagtgggacaatattccacaggccacaatcaacagcctgtgtgaaggagatgtgtcgctctgcatgatgcaaatggtggtcacaccagatactgactggttttctgatccacactccTACCTTTTTTAacgtatctgtgaccaacagatgcatatctgtattcatagttgtgacatccatagattagatttcaattgactgatttccttctataaactgtaactcagtaaaatattagaaattgttgcatgttgcttttatatttttcttcagggtatctcatctctctatcaTATCATGTCTCATCTTGCCCAATGTGTCGGCATGGAGACCAGTTTTCCCTATAGTATTCACATGAATGTCAAATGCAAGTCACAATGTGTCTACACTTAGCTGTGCTACAGCTGCAAAGCACTTGATCAGGAGCAAATTTCCGTATGTCTTCTTGGTTCTTTATCTGGACAACAAGAAAGTGTAGAAAACATTGCCTCAGATTtggccaaaaaacacattttgctcCAGGTGGAAACACAGTCTTAGCAAAAAGCCTGGCAGCTGATGATGTCATGAGGTTGTTCAACACCTAGTATTGATCACATTGTCGTTTAAAACCTATTGTACTACCtgattggggcggcaggtagcctagtagttcgagcgttggactagtaaccgaaaggttgcaaaattgaatccccgagctgacaaggtaaaaatctgtcgttctgcccctgaacaaggcagttaacccactgttcctaggccgtcattgaaaataagaatttgttcttaactgacttgcctagttaaataaaggtaaaataaaataataataattgtgtcaGCCTCAGGGTTGTACTTCCCAAAGAAGTTATTTTACGTTGTAGTCTATAAAGAAAGCTACAGCTGACTATGGGTTACTGAGAGTACCAAACCCATAAGTAATTGACCTTGCTTAATGATATTGCCCCTacagtcttagaaaaaaggtgttatctagaacctacacgggttctccggctgtccccataggcgaaccctttgaagaacccttgttggCTCCAGCTGGAactattttggttccaggtagaactgttTGGGTTCCCTGTAGagccctttccacagagggtctacatggaacccaaatggttctacctggaaccaaaaaggggttTTACCTGGAAACAAAAGGGGTTCTCATCTGGGGACAACCGTAGAACCTTTATTGAACCCTTTTTTCCCAAGAGTGTAGGTAATCACTGCCGTGCAGTAAGCCTCACCTGAACATGTAGCAGCAGAAGATCAGGCTGAGCATGAAGATGAAGAGGCCGATGCCCAGGATGATGACGTACACGTTGAGGGGCAGGTTGTAGATGTCTTCGGATGGCATCTTGCCGTAAGGGTCTGAGATCTGCGATCTTAAACCGCACAGACATCctgagaggaggaagacagagagaggaagaagacagAGAGCCTTGAGTCTACTTGACCAAACTCTACAGGCCCCTCTGTCCTCACACACAAAAGACAAGAGGAGTTCAGTGCGTGCGTCATTCTCAATAATGGATTCTGAAGCACGTTTCAGTGACTTGTGTGTTTCATTTCAAATGTAGAGAGGAGGTTTTACATTGGAGGAATTAGTATGTTTTACATGTGGCATTTCAAAACattaagtggtgtgtgtgtgttggtgtgttcatCTACTAAGTGCACAGAGGATGTTTTACATCTGAAACAGACTGAATCAAATGAAATGTGGAATTTGGAATGTCTTATTAGCATAAatgttttgtattattttatactgTGAAGTAGGCTGCATATTGTCTGTCTGGCCAGCACTGGACTCCTGGTTAATCTCATTGCATGTGTGCTCCCAAGGCTGGGCATGCATATTGCATACTGTTAGCCACTCAGCAGCTTCTTGTTTCAAATATCAATGTAACACTACTTCCATTGTTAAACTTCATTGAGTTGCACAAACTTTACACAAAGTACTAAGTTACTTCAACTGAAAAGTGCACTGTCAGTGGGAGTGGGGTGTGTGTTGGACCAGCTCCCCCATTAAGgcctgtgtgtgtgatgtgtgatgtgtgatgtgtgtgtgtgtgtgtgtgtgtgtgtgtgtgtgtgtgtgtgtgtgtgtgtgtgtgtgtgtgtgtgtgtgtgtgtgtgtgtcccatgtCTGAAGGCCACCCCAGCAGCCAGGCACTCCATAATGACAACAAGAAAAACACTTTAGTAACATTCCTTGGAGGCTAATCTGTTACGAAACATTTCCATAACCAATGTCTCCAGCACAGAAATATTCCACAACCACATATTCTCTCCATTCACGGTCCTTTAAACACAAACTCTATCCCTATAATTAAACATCTAAAAGCAATTACATAGGAATAACAACCTTCTTTTTGTTGGACTGGAATGTGTTACACATCCCACAtacaaaaatactacagtttattaTAGAATACTATAGAACTTACTAGTACAGTTGATGTttgtaaactgtagtatactgtagaatactatactccacactgtagtatcatgtgtagtacttactatataattttgtagtatactgtagaatactatactacacactataGTATCCAtagatcatgtgtagtacttactaaaTCATtttatagtatactgtagaatactatagtaaatactacagtaatgtctgcaaaagcACTAGTGTCCACAAAAACACAAAAATGTTTAAAttatagtaatactacagtatttgaTTTGCATATACCGCTCCCAATCCCCgcccccatatcccaatttgtgccacccattagtaagaaacctacatgccaagtatagatcATAAATTATGTTCCCAACAGGTTATGGTACATTTGCTCTTGTAATATTTGTCCAGTAGGTTTCATCAAGGAGAAAGcccccacttctatgtcaaatatagtaaaacactatagtaaatactacagtatactacagtcatgtctgcgaaaacactatagtaaatactacagtcacgtctgtaaaaacactacagtgCAGTAAAGTCCaccaaaacactacagtgaatattatCGTATATAAAGACAGCAACACTACAGTCTTTATACCATATTATACTATAGTCTTTTTTCATGTGGATTGGTCGTTGGCCTGgggatgtgagtgtgtgtatagtgcattcagaaagtattcgttcccgctcagcccagtcaaaactgttcgctgctctggcaccccaatggtggaacaaactccctcacgacgccaggtcagcggagtcaatcaccaccttccggagacacctgaaaccccacctctttaaggaatacctaggataggataaagtaatccttctaacccccccccccccttaaaagagttagatgcactattgtaaagtggttgttccactggatatcataaggtgaatgcaccaatttgtaagtcgctctggataagagcgtctgctaaatgacttaaatgtaatgtaaatgtaaattcgTACCTCTTTCcttaatccacattttgttgttacagtctgaattcaaaatggattaaatagattttttttctctcacccttcaacgcacaataccccataatgaaaaagtaaaaacatgtttttagaaatttttgcttgGGAACtttgaagagacccctggtggcatgtcttgtgggctaTGCATCTTGATTGCTtcattgctgacatgcaaaacagtTTGGGaatatatcaacaatggactaatgaaacaaataccaaaatatcgtttttgggtggagttttcctttaagagcaaggcgtgctgctctgttttgagccagctgcagctttgctaggtctgtctgtgctgcacttgaccatattactggacagtaatcaagatgggacaagaccagagcctgaacaactagtaAAGTTGATGTTTGTGTCAAAAACACATAACATATTTTTTATAACATACAGTTATAAATACCTCTCTATACATACCTCtcccccatcttcacaacaactacagttgaagttggaagtttacatacaccttagccaaatacatttaaactcagtttttcacaatccctgacatttaatcctagtaaaaattccctgtcttaggtcagttaggatcaccactttattttaagaatgtgaaatgtcagaataatagtagagagaatgatatatttcagcttttatttctttcatcacattcccagtgggtctgaagtttacatacactcaattagtaattggtagcattgcttttaaattgttgaacttgggtcaaacgtttcgggtagccttccacaagcttcccacaataagttgggtgaattttggcccattcctcctgacagagctggtgtaactgagtcaggtttgtaggcctccttgctcgcacacgctttttcagttctgcccagaaattattataggattgaggtcagggctttgtgatggccactccaataccttgactttgttgtccttaagccattttgccacaactttggaagtatgcttgggttcattgtccatttggaagacccatttctgaccaagctttaacttcctgactgatgtctggagatgttgcttcaatatatccacataattgtccttcctcatgatgacatctattttgtgaagtgcaccagtccctcctgcaacaaagcaccctcacaacatgatgctgccaaccccatgccttatggttgggatggtgttcttcggcttgcaagcatgcccctttttcctccaaacataacaatggacattatggccaaacagttctatttgtttcatcagaccaaaggacatttctccaaaaagtacgatctttgtggcggttttggagcagtggcttcttccttgctgagtggcctttcatgttatgtcgatataggactcgttttactgtggatatagattcttttgtacctgtttcctccagcatcttcacaaggtcctttgctgttgttctgggattgatttgcactttgggagacagaaagggagacagaaagcgtctccttcctgagcggtatggcggctgcgtggtccaatggtgtttatacttgcgtactattgtttgtacagatgaatgtggtaccttcaggcgtttggaaattgctgatatcttttgattttcccatgatgtcaagcaaagtggcactgagtttgaaggtaggccttgaaatacatccacaggtacacctccaattgactcaaattatgtcaaatagcatatcagaagctttgaaagccatgacatcatattctggaattttccaggctgtttaaaggcacagtcaacttcgtgtatgtatacttctgacccactgaaattgtgatacagtgaattatacgtgaaataatctgtctgtaaacgattgttggaaaaattacttgtgtcatgcacaaagtagatttgccaaaactatagtttgttaacaagaaatgtgttgagtggttgaaaaactagttgtaatgactccaacctaagtgtatgtaaacttctgacttgaaCTGTATGTCAATATGTCTTGACCATGATAATTGACCAACCAATGTTATatctaggagtttagcttcctcaacttgctcaatagtCATACCCTTTAATAtacaactccagttgaggttCTGCTGACATGTAGTGTGgaataatttgtaaaaatagagaagagtaatgacccaaggcaactgccctgaAGGACACCtcactgtacatatctgatgttagagaagcttccattgaagaacactcgctgggttctattggataaataactctccaaccatgtgatggcaggtgatgTAGATCCGCTTTTCGTTTTGATGCACCCCACTGCTGGAACAATCTGCAGATCTTGTTGAAATTAAATGTTTTGTAGCTCAGGCAGTTTAGGGTAGTTATTGAAGACCTGGTAGCTGAGAGATGTAGATGTTATCTATGATTGTATTTGAGATTTTTGTGTATTTTAACTGTTGCTTGTATTCTATAAAATGTGTAAATTGTAAAATGCAGGGCACCCTTGTAAAggagaccttggtctcaatgggacttccTGTTAGCAAGTGAGTTTTTTCAATAACAGTTtatgatcaataacatcaaaggttgcactgaaatctaacaatacagctccaactatcatcttattatcaatttcttttaATCAATCATCAATCATCTAACATCTAAGTTAGTGCAGTACAAGTTGAGATCAGGCAGCACACTGATTGTGTGGCTGTTAGCACCagcaaagggtgctttactatttttagACAAAGGAATTAATTTAGCTTCCTTCCATGCCTGTGGACAGACACACTCCTTTTAGGCTTTGGTTAAAGACATAGCAAATATGCGTGGCAATATAGTCTGCTagcattctcaatagtttcccaaCAAGGTTATCTATACCTGGTGGCTTATCATTATTGATGGATAACAAtagtttttccacctctcccacaatAACTTGACCAAATTCAAATCAGCATTCCTACTATTTCATTATTAGATCTTAATATGATAGTTCACTATTCAATGTTGTCATTTCACTTCTAAGTTTTTCCACTTTACTAGTAAAATATGCAATGATTGGCAAAATCGAAAGGTTTTGTTATAAATGACCCATCAACTTCAATGAACGATGGAGATGAATTCGGTTTTCTGCCCATGATATCATTTAAGGTACTCCAAAGTTTTTTTACATTgtgttttatgtcatttatctttgttcgGTAATATCATTTATTATTCTTTTTGTTAAGTTTAGTCACAACTTTTCTCAATTTACAGTATGTCAACCAATCCACTGAGCAGTCTGATTTGTTTGCCACCTCCTTTGCATAATTTATTTGAACCATAAAATGCTTCAATTCATCATCAATCCAGGGGTTTCTTTACAGGTGCATGCTGGTCAACACTTGGCATGAATCAttttactgtctgtgtgtgtctgtgtgtgtctatgatggtgtgtgtgtgtgtgtgtgtgtgtgtgtgtgtgtgtgtgtgtgtgtgtgtgtgtgtgtgtgtgtgtgtgagagagagagagagagagagagagctggatgtCACTAGAATGGCCTACAGGCCTAGAGTGTGTGTCACCTgggaggaccacaatggaaaaaCCCTCTACTCAGACGtttagacgtgtgtgtgtgtgtgtgtgcgtgcgtgcgtgcgtgtgcgtgcgtgtgcgtgtgtgtgtgtgtgcatgcgtgcgtgcgtgcatgtgtgtgtgtgtgtgtgtgctgtgtgggtCTGAGGGGAGATGGGGAATTGGGTACTTTCAGTCCATGCAGCCATTTCAGACCGTCATCAGCAGAACTATCTAGGGAGAGAATGTTAAGCAACCCTAAGGCCACCCATAGTCCCACAATGAGAAGAGTACTTTCTGGGTCAAAGGTCCCTCTTTGCCTGTGTGAAGGTCAGGCCAGAAGGGCCATTCCACCGGCTCTGTCTCTGAGGGGGGTGGAGTGCTGGGTTTGGGTTAGAGGGGTGGGGGGCATTTGTAATCTTAGGAGGATGTTAGTAAATCATTGATAGTCAAGCTCTAAGAGGTAGGCCACTCTGTGAACACATAATATCTGGGAGAGTGTTTAGGGCTCAGCGTTAAAAAGAAAGGCACACAAAACAGGCAGGACCATAAGAGTCGTATCCACTCAGATGTAAACCAATTGTAATGTGACAATGCATTGTTACACCACAAACACAAAGGTCATTGTTACGCGACTAAACATTGGAAGGACATACTCACCGTTACACCACCGGACAGGGTGCATGAAATCAGCTTCCAGATGGCCAGAGACCCAGGGAATCAGTGGATTGGGGTCAAAATGTCTGAAGTCACTCACGGCCACTAGGGTCACTGTGTCTGCAGTCACAACCAGTCCTAGGTCTTTGTTTGTTGGGGTGCAGACCGATCGAGGAGATTGTCCCCAGATAAGTCACTGTCTTCCAGACAATGACGTGAGTCCAAACTCTTCTGTCCCCAATGAAAAGGACTGATTACTCAAACCTTGTTGTGTTTGTAGGCTATGAGTCAATCCCTTTGGGATAAAACTCTCAGTTCCTCAAGAAGCTCTATTGTGGATGATGGTCTGTTTTCCAGTAAAACATTACAAAAACAAGTCACTCATTGTTGAAATCCACTCTCCTTTGTGATGATTTAGGTAAGCATGATGCGAATAATCAAGCAACAATGTCATCAGGAATTGATAGCTACTTTTTTCAATCAAAAATCAAGCTCAAAACAAGTGTGAAAAGGTATTGTGGAATCAAATATAGCCGTATTGCAATGGCTCCACTCTTCAAATAAACAACAAGATATCCGGATCATAGCGTTGTTTATATTAGGATATAAACATCCAAACCTGGCAGGTTAAAGACATATCAATGTCATTGTTAATAGTCCAAAAGGAGAGAAACATTGTCACAAGGCTTACCCCTACCTCCCCTGCTCCTCTGAAGTCCTCTGTTtgactctccttctctctctttctctctgcctcctccttcctctcgACATAGATTTCCTCTCTTGCTGTTAAAACCTGCCTCTGCCAATTATGGGAAACAAAGGAAAGACGTGAATGGCTCCCTGCAGCGCCCAGTGTTCCTGTGAAAGCAGCTCCTCATGCCCGCACTGGCGTTGTGCTCTCTGCTCTGTCAGCCCCAGCCATCTGCTCCCCCCCTCCTTCAAAACAGACAAAGAGGAggtgaaaaaaagagagagagaaaatgagccTAACACTGCTAAGTTTAACCCAGGCAGCAACTCTCCTCtggtcccagtctctctttttctctcttggCTCTCAGTCCTGCTTCCTCATAATGGAGCTAGTGAGCACGCCTCCTCAGCTCAGTTTGTAAACATATCCCTGCCCAAGTGATTCGCTGTCTGCATCACAGCTCTGCTTTCACCcgccccctcctttctctctgcctTGCTCACTTTCCCTCTCAttttactcccccccccccccccccccccccgccctcttTCCAGCTATAAGCTATTACTAGGCGACAACAGAGCAGGAGCCATATAGGCAGACAGGCAGAAAGGCAAGCAGGCAGACAGCAGGCAGACAAATGGGTTGAGTTCCTGGCCGACTACATTGCAGACGCCATGCCAGAGCTTACAACGCATGGATACATATTCaacatatcagctaaccacatcatacgatatagcaatctgatgctTGACTGCACAGTCAATGACGTGGCAGTGGTGGCACGCAACTTTTGGTTGATGCAATGCAGTTGGGCAGGAACTCGACCATGgtaacatagacagacagacagacatgaggaCAAACAGGCAAACAGATAGGTACACATGAACGGCTTCTAGACCAGGGATGGGccggggggtggggagggcatgTGGGTACTCAGCCCCGCGAGCAACTGAGGcctctcatgatgagttcagataaCTGTCCTATACAGATAAGCAGACATTCAGATAGGTTTGACAGTCGGACAATCAGGCAGCCAGTGAATCTGATAGTCAGACAGACaagcagataaacacacacacagacagacagagacagacaaattTAGCGACCATCTTAGAGATACTCAGGACGACAGGAATAATAGGTCGTTTTTATGGAAAATTACGAAGAAAAAAGCAACAGAACTGAATCCTGACAGAGAAAACGGTGCTCTGTCTACGAGCTGATGTTTGGAAGTGCAGGATGTTACAGTAACAGGCCATCTAGTCTGAGAGCTTGTCTCTTATTGAGAGGGAGGGTAAAACACCTGCATAAAATGTTCTGTTAAACATGGACCCTGAACTAGACACAATAAGCATGTAAACACAAACTCAGAAAAAATACTATCGTCCTTTATCAACCATTACAACCATTTGAAAAGTGGAAGAGAACAGAAGTAAATGGGGAACAATGACAGTGTAACGTTGGGAACATTAGTTCAATCCATACTTGAGTCCATTCCAATTTACTTCCAATAGTTATCATGTGCCATCACTAGCCGAAGGGTGTTATAAATATAAATGTGGGATAATACAAGTAAAAGACGAATCTACCTAGGTCAGTGTTCTTCAACCCTGGTCCCGGGGACACATCAGGTGGGCAtgcttttgctccagccctgtGCTTACACACCTGATTCTTTCAACTAATCAAGGACTTGACTATTAAGTTAATTAGTTGAATGTGtcagtgctgggctggaacaaaagcctgcactccCAGTGGGTTCCCAGGATCATGGCTGAAGAACACTGGGGTGTCCAGTGCCAGTCAGCTCAGAGTGtccatctctttctccatggCGTCTATGTTGTTCTCCACACTGTATTGAGCCCACTTGTTGAGGCGGCTATAGAGGGGCAATCCCTTTTTCTCTCTGTACAAGCAGATTCCAGTGATCCGGTTCCACTCTGTACTAGAGATGGGGCTGGCACTCTGGTGCTCCTCCAGCTGCTGTTTCTCCTCTTTTTCCAGGGCCACGAAGCCAAAGTAGCTCTTCACACTCTCAACAGCCAGGATACGGGAGTGCACGTCGGCCGTGCGCTGGAAGAGGTCGTGCTCGTTGGA
This portion of the Salvelinus namaycush isolate Seneca chromosome 22, SaNama_1.0, whole genome shotgun sequence genome encodes:
- the LOC120017917 gene encoding RING finger protein 122-like; translation: MHPVRWCNGCLCGLRSQISDPYGKMPSEDIYNLPLNVYVIILGIGLFIFMLSLIFCCYMFRLRRQGTREQYGYNEVVLKGAGKKLSLLGQTCAVCLEEFKSRDELGVCPCSHAFHKKCLLKWLEIRSVCPMCNKPICRLQPDPPQGTEGPQSPMEV